One window of Triticum dicoccoides isolate Atlit2015 ecotype Zavitan chromosome 5A, WEW_v2.0, whole genome shotgun sequence genomic DNA carries:
- the LOC119302846 gene encoding uncharacterized protein LOC119302846, whose translation MNGEMMMRPPVPAPYQVWAATLAQQQQQQLPPVAVAVAEAPPAGFKPARPAWKRAARQQPGWKQRKAAAQAQGRWGGSAAPRNTTSYLIRAKRAGGVASLVSPCPVTPAVLPTPRLSPAREVLVEMAKEAWGVDGYGSMKGLIRLRPQAAGPDAGDGDGADSGSGESDVEEHVEVERRLDHDLSRFEMVQLPAAPAGEDDEDDDARAARLEEENLTLRARLFLVERDMADLRRRLVAVESLCRDRHRDGCVVDAALPSPAETDEAATEDAMVL comes from the coding sequence ATGAACGGCGAGATGATGATGCGGCCTCCCGTGCCGGCGCCGTACCAGGTGTGGGCGGCGACGCtggcgcagcagcagcagcagcagctcccgccggtggcggtggcggtggcggaggcgccGCCGGCGGGGTTCAAGCCGGCGAGGCCCGCGTGGAAGCGGGCGGCGCGGCAGCAGCCCGGGTGGAAGCAGCGCAAGGCCGCGGCCCAGGCGCAGGGGAGGTGGGGCGGGTCGGCGGCGCCGCGCAACACGACGTCGTACCTGATCCGGGCCAAGCGGGCGGGTGGCGTGGCGTCGCTGGTGTCGCCGTGCCCCGTGACGCCCGCCGTGCTGCCGACGCCGCGGCTGTCGCCGGCGCGGGAGGTGCTGGTGGAGATGGCCAAGGAGGCGTGGGGCGTCGACGGGTACGGCTCCATGAAGGGCCTCATCCGCCTCCGCCCCCAGGCCGCCGGCCCCgacgccggcgacggcgacggcgccgaCTCGGGCTCCGGCGAGAGCGACGTGGAGGAGCACGTGGAGGTGGAGCGCCGCCTCGACCACGACCTCAGCCGCTTCGAGATGGTGCAGCTCCCCGCCGCGCCCGCCGGCGAGGACGACGAGGACGATGACGCCCGCGCGGCCCGGCTGGAGGAGGAGAACCTGACCCTCCGCGCGCGGCTCTTCCTGGTGGAGCGCGACATGGCcgacctccgccgccgcctcgtcgccgtgGAGTCCCTCTGCCGCGACCGCCACCGCGACGGCTGCGTCGTGGACGCCGCCCTGCCTTCCCCCGCCGAAACCGACGAGGCGGCCACCGAGGACGCCATGGTACTCTGA